A genomic stretch from Heterodontus francisci isolate sHetFra1 chromosome 23, sHetFra1.hap1, whole genome shotgun sequence includes:
- the LOC137382642 gene encoding beta-crystallin B2-like isoform X1 codes for MASEQNPTPKQHPTSTGAHKITLYEQENFQGRFHEVSGPCPNLKETGLGKVGSLVVHTGPWVGYEQAGCKGEQFVFEKGEYPRWDTWTNSRKSDSLASFKPVKLDGHEHKIILYENPNFTGKKIEIIDDDVPSFHAHGYQEKVSSIRVLNGTWVGYQYPGYRGYQYLLEKREYKDTNEFGAQTPQIQSVRRIKDMQWHQRGIFHPTN; via the exons ATGGCATCTGAACAGAACCCAACTCCCAAGCAGCACCCCACCTCCACAGGTGCCCACAAG ATTACCCTGTATGAGCAAGAGAATTTCCAGGGCCGCTTCCATGAGGTGAGTGGCCCTTGTCCCAACTTGAAAGAGACTGGATTGGGGAAAGTTGGCTCCCTTGTGGTGCACACTGGACC ATGGGTTGGCTATGAGCAAGCAGGCTGCAAGGGTGAACAGTTTGTATTTGAGAAAGGAGAATATCCCCGCTGGGATACTTGGACAAACAGCCGCAAAAGTGATAGTCTTGCTTCCTTCAAACCTGTAAAACTG GATGGACATGAACACAAGATCATACTTTATGAAAATCCTAACTTTACTGGAAAGAAAATTGAAATCATAGATGATGATGTGCCAAGTTTCCACGCTCATGGCTACCAGGAGAAAGTGTCATCCATCCGTGTTCTGAATGGAAC ATGGGTTGGCTATCAGTACCCAGGATACAGAGGTTACCAGTACCTGCTTGAGAAGAGAGAGTACAAGGACACAAATGAATTTGGAGCCCAGACACCTCAGATCCAGTCTGTCAGACGTATTAAGGATATGCAATGGCACCAGAGGGGAATCTTTCATCCCACTAATTGA
- the LOC137382642 gene encoding beta-crystallin B2-like isoform X2, with protein sequence MASEQNPTPKQHPTSTGITLYEQENFQGRFHEVSGPCPNLKETGLGKVGSLVVHTGPWVGYEQAGCKGEQFVFEKGEYPRWDTWTNSRKSDSLASFKPVKLDGHEHKIILYENPNFTGKKIEIIDDDVPSFHAHGYQEKVSSIRVLNGTWVGYQYPGYRGYQYLLEKREYKDTNEFGAQTPQIQSVRRIKDMQWHQRGIFHPTN encoded by the exons ATGGCATCTGAACAGAACCCAACTCCCAAGCAGCACCCCACCTCCACAGGT ATTACCCTGTATGAGCAAGAGAATTTCCAGGGCCGCTTCCATGAGGTGAGTGGCCCTTGTCCCAACTTGAAAGAGACTGGATTGGGGAAAGTTGGCTCCCTTGTGGTGCACACTGGACC ATGGGTTGGCTATGAGCAAGCAGGCTGCAAGGGTGAACAGTTTGTATTTGAGAAAGGAGAATATCCCCGCTGGGATACTTGGACAAACAGCCGCAAAAGTGATAGTCTTGCTTCCTTCAAACCTGTAAAACTG GATGGACATGAACACAAGATCATACTTTATGAAAATCCTAACTTTACTGGAAAGAAAATTGAAATCATAGATGATGATGTGCCAAGTTTCCACGCTCATGGCTACCAGGAGAAAGTGTCATCCATCCGTGTTCTGAATGGAAC ATGGGTTGGCTATCAGTACCCAGGATACAGAGGTTACCAGTACCTGCTTGAGAAGAGAGAGTACAAGGACACAAATGAATTTGGAGCCCAGACACCTCAGATCCAGTCTGTCAGACGTATTAAGGATATGCAATGGCACCAGAGGGGAATCTTTCATCCCACTAATTGA